In the genome of Podospora pseudocomata strain CBS 415.72m chromosome 2 map unlocalized CBS415.72m_2.2, whole genome shotgun sequence, one region contains:
- a CDS encoding uncharacterized protein (EggNog:ENOG503PZUH), producing MNSSSCQVGLEKITRYIRCEAPRSYPLSVHHHHHSLNITSRPTHTSHTIPLLNNQPTFQNAVNNPLHDPLSCCRPRSCRPYFWRHLDTCQRIQSDLQGMNVTYRPDMIHLYRSSNASFNVPANARGPCSLIAAFPADYSIRDSSVEQGGNPIAVNVTDVDGPTPDSLVGTVRFPSALPGPTTKEAVKITINSFACREKMTYHFEAAELGSVQFKNTADAGLFIEYSC from the coding sequence ATGAACTCTTCATCGTGCCAGGTAGGCCTTGAGAAGATCACTAGGTATATAAGGTGTGAAGCTCCCAGGTCATATCCCCTTTCtgtccatcatcaccaccacagtctcaacatcacctccAGACCAACTCACACATCACACACTATTCCACTTTtaaacaaccaaccaacctttCAAAATGCAGTTAACAACCCTCTTCATGACCCTCTCAGCTGCTGCCGGCCTCGTTCTTGCCGCCCCTACTTCTGGCGCCACCTTGACACCTGCCAGCGTATCCAGTCCGATCTCCAGGGAATGAACGTTACCTACCGCCCCGATATGATCCACCTCTACCGCTCGAGCAATGCCTCTTTCAACGTCCCCGCCAACGCCCGTGGTCCCTGCTCTCTTATTGCGGCCTTTCCGGCCGACTATTCGATTAGAGACTCCTCGGTTGAGCAAGGCGGCAACCCCATTGCTGTCAACGTCACCGACGTTGATGGTCCCACCCCCGACTCCCTCGTTGGTACCGTTCGCTTCCCTTCTGCCTTGCCTGGTCCGACGACTAAGGAGGCAGTCAagatcaccatcaacagTTTTGCCTGCAGGGAGAAGATGACTTACCATTTTGAGGCCGCCGAGTTGGGTTCGGTTCAGTTCAAGAACACGGCGGATGCTGGGCTCTTCATTGAATATAGCTGCTAA